One genomic segment of Pseudomonadota bacterium includes these proteins:
- a CDS encoding response regulator has protein sequence MNAPVPALPHGREAANILMVDDQPARLLTYRAILEPLGHNLVAVNSGLEALEALMKQEFAVVLLDVKMPGMDGFETAALIHDHPRFETTPIIFVTGVHVTEFDRLKGYKAGAIDYVYIPVVPEILRSKVAVLIELDRQRRALQSVNKELAESNRRLEEANYNLQSEKTRELEEINGHLQKANDELQHSLRSLETEIRERIRAENSLKEAVVKRDEFLAMLSHELRNPLSPLRNASHMLMQGETQDPKIIWSRGVIARQLKHMIRLVDDLLDVSRIARGKIVLVSEAVQVADVIAAAVETVQPLLDQKKQRLEIDSARSALTVRGDPVRLAQVVGNLLHNAAKYTGEGGQIVLATRSNDGRAEIVVRDSGIGIPPESMPHIFELFTQIPSERASTSGGLGIGLALVRALVELHGGEIGAASPGADQGSEFTVRLPLFDQDEAAREAPSTQRSEPVMQVRRNILIADDNQDALESLALMLRMEGHEVTCASDGEEALALAGQTRPEIVVLDVGMPKLDGCEVARRIRAESWGRGAVLVALTGWGQDVDRRRSREAGFDMHLVKPVDPATLCDMLVTQ, from the coding sequence ATGAATGCACCTGTTCCAGCCCTGCCGCACGGCCGCGAGGCCGCCAATATCCTGATGGTGGACGACCAGCCGGCGCGGCTGCTGACCTATCGCGCCATCCTCGAGCCGCTGGGGCACAACTTGGTGGCGGTCAACTCCGGCCTCGAAGCGCTCGAAGCGCTGATGAAGCAGGAGTTCGCGGTGGTGCTGCTCGACGTGAAGATGCCGGGGATGGACGGCTTCGAGACGGCGGCGCTCATCCACGACCATCCGCGCTTCGAGACCACGCCGATCATTTTCGTCACCGGTGTGCACGTCACCGAGTTCGACCGGCTCAAGGGGTACAAGGCCGGCGCGATCGACTACGTGTACATCCCGGTGGTGCCGGAGATCCTGCGCAGCAAAGTGGCGGTGCTCATCGAGCTCGACCGCCAGCGCCGCGCGCTGCAGAGCGTGAACAAGGAACTGGCCGAGTCGAACCGCCGGCTCGAAGAGGCTAACTACAACCTGCAGTCGGAGAAGACCCGCGAGCTCGAGGAGATCAACGGCCACCTGCAGAAGGCGAACGATGAGCTGCAGCACTCGCTGCGTTCGCTCGAAACCGAGATCCGCGAGCGGATCCGCGCGGAAAATTCACTCAAGGAGGCCGTCGTCAAGCGGGACGAGTTCCTCGCTATGTTGTCGCACGAGCTGCGTAATCCGTTGTCGCCCTTGCGTAATGCCTCGCACATGTTGATGCAGGGCGAGACGCAGGATCCGAAGATCATCTGGTCGCGCGGGGTCATCGCGCGGCAGCTCAAACACATGATCCGGCTGGTCGACGACCTGCTGGATGTGTCGCGCATCGCGCGCGGCAAGATCGTGCTGGTGAGTGAGGCGGTGCAGGTTGCGGATGTGATCGCCGCCGCGGTGGAGACCGTGCAGCCGCTGCTCGATCAGAAGAAGCAGCGCCTGGAGATCGACTCGGCGCGGTCTGCTTTGACGGTGCGCGGCGATCCGGTGCGTCTCGCGCAGGTGGTCGGCAACCTGTTGCACAACGCGGCGAAGTACACGGGTGAGGGCGGGCAGATCGTGCTCGCGACGCGTTCGAACGACGGCCGGGCGGAGATCGTGGTGCGCGACAGCGGCATCGGCATCCCGCCGGAATCCATGCCGCATATCTTCGAGCTGTTCACGCAGATTCCGAGCGAACGCGCGTCGACCAGCGGCGGTCTGGGAATCGGGCTGGCGCTGGTGCGCGCATTGGTCGAGCTGCATGGCGGCGAAATCGGTGCGGCCAGCCCCGGCGCGGATCAGGGCAGCGAATTCACGGTGCGGCTGCCGCTGTTCGATCAGGACGAGGCTGCGCGCGAGGCGCCATCAACACAAAGGAGCGAGCCGGTCATGCAGGTACGCCGCAATATTCTGATCGCCGATGACAACCAGGATGCGCTCGAGAGCCTGGCGCTGATGCTGCGGATGGAAGGTCACGAGGTGACCTGCGCGTCGGATGGCGAAGAAGCGCTGGCGCTGGCCGGGCAGACGCGGCCCGAGATCGTGGTGCTGGATGTCGGCATGCCGAAGCTCGATGGTTGTGAGGTTGCGAGGAGAATACGCGCGGAGAGCTGGGGCCGCGGCGCGGTGCTCGTGGCGCTCACCGGGTGGGGACAGGATGTCGATCGCCGCCGCTCCCGCGAAGCGGGTTTCGACATGCACCTCGTGAAGCCCGTAGACCCCGCCACCCTCTGCGACATGCTCGTCACCCAATAA
- a CDS encoding HAMP domain-containing protein: MDISARGRSSPRRRTPAVSKIPKIKVTNGNGGNGHAVAAEFDLKKLLRAVQAVREGDFSVRLATDQTGLGGKIADAFNEMVSANERMASELERAGQMVGKEGKTRIRVASERRTGAWGEMESSVNTLIDDLLWPTAEVTRTITAVAKGDLTQSMRLEADGRPLKGEFLRSANVVNEMITQMGVFTSEVTRVAREVGTEGKLGGQAAVLGASGVWKDLTDNVNSMAANLTGQVRNISEVTIAVANGDLSRKISVDVRGEILQLKEAINTMVDQLRSFASEVTRVAREVGTEGKLGGQAIVPGVAGTWKDLTDNVNFMAGNLTGQVRNIAEVTTAVANGDLSRKITVDVRGEILLLKETINTMVDQLRSFASEVTRVAREVGTEGKLGGQAAVPGVAGTWKDLTDNVNSMAANLTGQVRNISEVTIAVASGDLSRKITVDVRGEILQLKETINTMVDQLRSFASEVTRVAREVGTEGKLGGQAIVPGIAGTWKDLTDNVNSMAGNLTGQVRNIAEVTTAVANGDLSRKITVDVRGEILQLKEAINTMVDQLRSFASEVTRVAREVGSEGKLGGQAEVQGVSGVWKDLTDNVNSMASNLTNQVRNIAEVTTAVARGDLSRKITVDVRGEILLLKETINTMVDQLNGFAAEVTRVAREVGTEGKLGGQATVTGVAGTWKDLTDSVNAMATNLTSQVRNIAEVTTAVARGDLSRKITVDVRGEILELKETMNTMVDQLNSFAAEVTRVAREVGTEGKLGGQANVKDVSGVWKDLTENVNVMANNLTDQVRGIVKVVTAVATGDLRQRLTVESKGEVAALGETINSMTGTLAIFADQVTSVAREVGVEGRLGGQAHVAGAAGTWKDLVANVNMLAANLTTQVRAIAEVATAVTKGDLTRSIQVEARGEVSELKDNINAMIHNLRHTTERNTEQDWLKTNLAKFSRMMQGQRDLVTLGELLLAEFAPLVNAHQGVIYIVGYEDGQRYLKQLASYADVRDSAEPRRYRFGEGFVGECAVQRQRLLLARVPPEDIRLGSGLVEAQPRNVIVLPVLYEGEIKAVIELASMYEFTAPHLAFLEQLTGSIGVVLNTIEATMRTEGLLKQSQELAGELQAQQVELQTTNEEMASKARLLAEQNAEVERKNNEIEQARKALEEKAAELALTSRYKTEFLANMSHELRTPLNSILILGQQLSENPENNLTGRQVEFAKTIHAAGTDLLNLISDILDLSKIESGTVTVESEELAFSQLRETIERNFRHEAESRHLMFTADFDPRLGRTMVTDAKRLMQIVKNLLSNAMKFTAQGSVRLHVGPAMLGWSADHPVLSQAKNVIEFSVTDTGIGISPEKQRIIFEAFQQADAGTARKYGGTGLGLAISRELAHLLGGEIRLKSSPGAGSTFTLYLPMAYQGAAYGRGNAPVHAKPSAALPALPAPHIEVVEDDRETIDPGDSTVMIVEDEPRYAKMLLEAAHGKGFKVLVAQNGADALSLARKFHPRAITLDVFLPDMLGWTVLNQLKHDPATRHIPVQVLTVEEERQYGLERGAFSFMTKPSTVEGLAAVFERIQEFIAPRVRELLVIEDDSAEQMSIAALIGADDIQITKAASGAEALALLRETKFDCVILDLKLPDISGFELLSEIQRDERLRDMPIIVFTGRELTPEEETELRQRAKSIVLKGVQSPERLLDETALFLHRVIADLPEAKQRMIEKLHDSDEPLRDRKVLVVDDDVRNIFALNSLLERHGMNVITATNGHDAIELLDSNPDLSLILTDVMMPEMDGYETMRRIREIPAFRSLPIIALTAKAMKGDREKCLQAGASDYVAKPVNTTQLLSLVRMWLQP, from the coding sequence ATGGACATTTCCGCACGCGGGCGTTCTTCGCCGCGCCGCCGCACGCCAGCGGTTTCCAAGATCCCCAAGATCAAGGTAACGAACGGCAATGGAGGGAACGGACACGCCGTTGCGGCGGAGTTCGATCTCAAGAAGTTGTTGCGCGCGGTGCAGGCGGTGCGCGAAGGCGATTTCAGCGTGCGCCTTGCTACCGACCAGACGGGGCTGGGCGGAAAGATAGCCGATGCGTTCAATGAAATGGTCAGCGCCAACGAACGCATGGCCTCCGAGCTCGAACGCGCCGGGCAGATGGTCGGCAAGGAAGGCAAGACGCGGATCCGGGTCGCGAGCGAGCGCCGCACCGGTGCGTGGGGCGAGATGGAATCGTCGGTCAACACATTGATCGATGACCTGTTGTGGCCGACGGCCGAAGTGACCCGCACCATCACCGCGGTTGCCAAGGGCGATCTCACGCAGAGCATGCGGCTCGAAGCCGATGGCCGGCCGCTCAAGGGCGAATTCCTGCGTTCGGCCAACGTGGTCAACGAGATGATCACTCAGATGGGCGTGTTCACGTCCGAAGTGACGCGCGTGGCGCGCGAAGTGGGCACCGAAGGAAAACTTGGTGGTCAGGCCGCGGTGCTCGGCGCCAGCGGCGTGTGGAAAGACCTGACCGACAACGTGAATTCCATGGCTGCCAACCTGACCGGCCAGGTGCGCAACATTTCCGAAGTGACCATCGCGGTGGCCAACGGCGATCTGAGCCGCAAGATCTCGGTGGACGTGCGCGGCGAAATCCTGCAGCTCAAGGAAGCCATCAACACGATGGTGGACCAGCTGCGTTCGTTCGCCTCCGAAGTGACGCGCGTGGCGCGTGAAGTCGGCACGGAAGGGAAGTTAGGCGGCCAGGCCATCGTGCCCGGCGTCGCGGGCACCTGGAAAGATCTCACCGACAACGTGAACTTCATGGCCGGCAACCTGACCGGCCAGGTGCGCAATATCGCGGAAGTCACCACCGCCGTCGCGAACGGCGACTTGAGCCGCAAGATCACGGTGGACGTGCGCGGCGAAATCCTGCTGCTCAAGGAAACCATCAACACGATGGTGGATCAGCTGCGCTCCTTTGCGTCCGAAGTGACGCGTGTGGCGCGCGAGGTGGGCACCGAAGGCAAACTCGGCGGACAGGCGGCCGTGCCCGGTGTCGCCGGCACGTGGAAGGATCTCACCGACAACGTGAACTCCATGGCGGCGAACCTGACCGGCCAAGTGCGCAACATCTCGGAAGTGACCATCGCGGTGGCGAGCGGCGACCTGAGCCGCAAGATCACGGTGGACGTGCGTGGCGAAATCCTGCAGCTCAAGGAAACCATCAACACGATGGTGGACCAGCTGCGCTCCTTCGCCTCCGAAGTGACGCGCGTGGCGCGCGAAGTCGGCACGGAAGGAAAGTTAGGCGGCCAGGCCATCGTGCCCGGCATCGCCGGCACGTGGAAGGATCTGACCGACAATGTGAATTCGATGGCCGGCAACCTGACCGGCCAGGTGCGCAACATCGCCGAGGTGACCACGGCGGTGGCCAACGGCGACCTCTCCCGCAAGATCACGGTGGACGTGCGCGGCGAAATCCTGCAGCTGAAGGAAGCCATCAACACGATGGTGGACCAGCTGCGTTCGTTCGCCTCGGAAGTGACGCGCGTGGCGCGCGAGGTGGGCTCCGAAGGCAAGCTCGGTGGCCAGGCCGAAGTGCAGGGCGTGTCGGGTGTGTGGAAGGACCTGACCGACAACGTGAACTCCATGGCGAGCAACCTGACCAACCAGGTGCGCAACATCGCCGAGGTGACGACGGCCGTGGCGCGCGGCGATTTGTCGCGCAAGATCACGGTGGACGTGCGCGGCGAAATCCTGCTGCTCAAGGAAACCATCAACACGATGGTGGACCAGCTGAACGGCTTCGCGGCCGAAGTGACGCGCGTGGCGCGCGAAGTCGGCACGGAAGGAAAACTCGGCGGTCAGGCGACCGTGACCGGCGTCGCCGGCACCTGGAAGGATCTGACCGACTCGGTCAACGCGATGGCCACCAACCTCACGTCGCAAGTGCGCAATATCGCGGAGGTGACCACCGCGGTAGCCAGGGGAGATCTGTCGCGCAAGATCACGGTGGACGTGCGCGGCGAAATCCTCGAGCTCAAGGAAACCATGAACACCATGGTGGACCAGCTCAACAGCTTCGCGGCCGAAGTGACGCGCGTGGCGCGCGAGGTCGGTACCGAGGGAAAGCTCGGTGGCCAGGCCAACGTGAAAGACGTGTCGGGCGTGTGGAAAGACCTGACAGAAAACGTCAACGTCATGGCCAACAACCTCACCGACCAGGTGCGCGGCATCGTCAAGGTCGTGACCGCGGTTGCCACGGGCGACCTGCGCCAGCGACTCACCGTCGAATCGAAGGGCGAAGTCGCCGCGCTCGGCGAAACCATCAACTCCATGACCGGCACGCTCGCCATCTTCGCCGACCAGGTGACCTCGGTGGCGCGCGAAGTGGGCGTGGAAGGCCGGCTCGGCGGCCAGGCGCACGTGGCCGGCGCGGCTGGCACCTGGAAGGACCTGGTCGCGAACGTGAACATGCTCGCGGCGAACCTGACAACCCAGGTGCGCGCGATCGCGGAAGTCGCGACCGCCGTCACCAAGGGCGATCTGACGCGTTCGATCCAGGTCGAAGCGCGCGGCGAAGTGTCCGAGCTCAAGGACAACATCAACGCGATGATCCACAACCTGCGTCACACGACGGAGCGCAACACCGAGCAGGACTGGCTCAAGACCAACCTCGCGAAGTTCAGCCGCATGATGCAGGGCCAGCGCGACCTCGTCACGCTCGGCGAATTGCTGCTGGCCGAATTCGCCCCGCTGGTGAACGCGCACCAGGGTGTCATCTACATCGTCGGCTACGAAGACGGCCAGCGTTATCTCAAGCAGCTCGCCAGTTACGCCGACGTACGCGATTCGGCCGAACCGCGCCGTTACCGCTTCGGTGAAGGCTTCGTCGGCGAATGCGCGGTGCAGCGCCAGCGGTTGTTGCTGGCGCGTGTGCCGCCCGAGGACATCCGCCTCGGCAGCGGCCTGGTCGAAGCGCAACCGCGCAATGTCATCGTGCTGCCGGTGCTGTACGAGGGCGAGATCAAGGCCGTCATCGAACTGGCCTCGATGTATGAATTCACCGCGCCGCACCTGGCGTTCCTCGAGCAGCTCACGGGCTCCATCGGCGTGGTGCTGAACACCATCGAAGCGACGATGCGCACCGAAGGCCTGTTGAAACAGTCGCAGGAACTCGCCGGCGAGTTGCAGGCGCAGCAGGTGGAGCTGCAGACCACGAACGAGGAGATGGCCTCCAAGGCGCGGCTGCTCGCCGAACAGAACGCCGAGGTGGAGCGCAAGAACAACGAAATCGAGCAGGCCCGCAAGGCGCTCGAAGAGAAGGCAGCGGAGCTCGCGCTCACCTCGCGTTACAAGACCGAGTTCCTGGCGAACATGTCGCACGAGCTGCGCACCCCGCTCAACAGCATCCTGATCCTCGGGCAGCAGCTGTCGGAGAATCCGGAGAACAATCTCACCGGCCGACAAGTGGAGTTCGCCAAGACGATCCACGCGGCCGGCACCGATCTGCTCAATCTCATCAGCGACATTCTCGATCTGTCGAAGATCGAGTCGGGCACGGTCACGGTCGAGAGCGAGGAACTGGCGTTCTCGCAGCTGCGCGAAACGATCGAGCGCAATTTCCGCCACGAGGCCGAGTCGCGCCATCTCATGTTCACCGCGGATTTCGACCCGCGCCTCGGGCGCACAATGGTCACGGACGCCAAGCGCCTCATGCAGATCGTGAAGAACCTGCTGTCGAACGCGATGAAATTCACCGCGCAGGGCAGCGTGCGCCTGCACGTCGGTCCCGCGATGCTGGGCTGGAGCGCGGATCACCCGGTACTGTCGCAGGCGAAGAATGTCATCGAATTCTCGGTCACGGATACCGGCATCGGCATCTCGCCCGAGAAGCAGCGCATCATCTTCGAGGCGTTCCAGCAGGCGGATGCGGGTACCGCCCGCAAGTATGGCGGCACGGGATTGGGTCTCGCGATCAGCCGCGAACTGGCGCACCTGCTGGGCGGCGAAATCCGCCTCAAGAGCTCCCCGGGCGCGGGCAGCACCTTCACGCTCTATCTACCCATGGCGTACCAGGGCGCGGCCTATGGCCGTGGCAATGCACCCGTGCATGCGAAGCCATCGGCGGCGCTGCCTGCGCTGCCCGCCCCGCACATCGAGGTGGTCGAGGATGACCGTGAAACGATCGACCCGGGTGACAGCACGGTGATGATCGTCGAGGACGAGCCGCGCTACGCGAAGATGTTGCTGGAGGCGGCGCACGGCAAGGGCTTCAAGGTGCTGGTGGCGCAGAACGGCGCGGATGCATTGTCGCTGGCGCGCAAATTCCATCCGCGCGCCATCACGCTCGACGTGTTCCTGCCGGACATGCTGGGCTGGACGGTGCTGAATCAGCTCAAGCACGATCCGGCGACGCGGCATATCCCGGTGCAGGTGCTCACGGTCGAGGAAGAGCGGCAATACGGCCTGGAGCGCGGCGCCTTCTCGTTCATGACCAAGCCGTCGACCGTCGAAGGGCTGGCGGCGGTGTTCGAACGAATCCAGGAATTCATCGCGCCGCGGGTGCGCGAATTGCTGGTGATCGAGGACGACTCGGCCGAGCAGATGAGCATCGCCGCGCTGATCGGCGCGGACGACATCCAGATCACCAAGGCGGCCAGCGGCGCGGAAGCCCTTGCGCTGCTGCGCGAGACAAAGTTCGACTGCGTGATCCTCGATCTGAAGCTTCCCGACATCTCCGGTTTCGAGCTGCTGTCGGAGATCCAGCGCGACGAGCGCCTGCGCGACATGCCCATCATCGTGTTCACCGGGCGCGAGCTCACGCCGGAAGAGGAAACCGAGCTGCGCCAGCGCGCGAAGAGCATCGTGTTGAAGGGCGTGCAGTCGCCCGAACGCCTGCTCGACGAGACTGCGTTGTTCCTGCATCGCGTGATCGCGGATCTTCCGGAAGCCAAGCAGCGCATGATCGAGAAGCTGCACGACAGCGACGAGCCGCTGCGCGACCGCAAGGTGCTGGTGGTGGACGACGACGTGCGCAACATCTTCGCGTTGAACAGCCTGCTCGAACGGCACGGCATGAACGTCATCACGGCGACCAACGGCCATGACGCGATCGAACTACTGGACAGCAACCCCGATCTGTCACTCATCCTGACCGACGTCATGATGCCGGAGATGGACGGCTACGAAACGATGCGGCGAATCCGCGAGATTCCGGCTTTCCGCTCGCTGCCGATCATCGCGTTGACGGCCAAGGCCATGAAGGGCGACCGCGAAAAATGCCTGCAGGCCGGTGCTTCCGATTACGTTGCCAAACCCGTGAACACCACGCAGCTGCTGTCGCTGGTGCGCATGTGGTTGCAGCCGTAG
- a CDS encoding M28 family metallopeptidase — protein sequence MRTLTLLVSATTVLVCGTVAAQSTEPAFSADRVRAHVAFLADDLLEGRDTGSRGNEIAARYVANQFASFGLKPGGENGTWYQRVTFQQTKRTADAGSITISGPAGEKNFPHAGDVLVGLNGREPKLDISAPLVFVGYGVEDARFKLDDYRGLDVKGKIVVVLRGFPKGLPSEEGAHMAANKDKVAEKHGAIGMLAVSTLQAEKTTPWKVALQYASDPDFSWVGPDGVVFSEAPAIRIGGLLNGPAAEAVFADSGHTFAAIRKEADKKLASPRGFALKTRVQIRSVSTSERVTSPNVIAILPGSDSKLASQYVVLSAHLDHLGIKVVAGDDKTDGDHIYNGALDNAAGIATLLEVARAAAAAPDKPRRSILFLASTAEEKGLLGADYYARHPTVPIGQIVGNVDLDMPLLLYPFTDVVAFGANHSTLGKLVAQAVAPMNIQLSPDPMPEQGVFTRSDHYMFVKQGVPAVFFATGFANGGEQKWSEFFEKGYHSPKDDMDQKIDWEAGARFAEANYRVTRAMADSEEPPLWIRGDYFGDTFAPQAARAPQ from the coding sequence ATGCGTACTCTTACCTTGTTAGTCAGCGCCACCACCGTGCTCGTTTGCGGCACCGTCGCGGCCCAATCCACCGAGCCGGCGTTTTCAGCGGACCGCGTTCGCGCCCACGTGGCCTTCCTCGCCGACGATCTGCTCGAGGGCCGGGATACCGGCAGCCGCGGCAACGAGATCGCCGCGCGGTACGTGGCAAACCAGTTCGCCAGTTTCGGTCTGAAGCCGGGCGGCGAGAACGGCACCTGGTATCAACGGGTCACGTTCCAGCAAACGAAGCGCACGGCAGATGCGGGGTCGATCACCATCAGCGGACCCGCGGGCGAGAAGAATTTTCCGCACGCAGGAGACGTGCTGGTCGGGCTCAACGGCCGTGAACCGAAGCTCGATATTTCTGCGCCGCTGGTATTCGTGGGCTACGGCGTCGAAGACGCGCGCTTCAAACTAGACGATTACCGCGGGCTCGACGTGAAGGGCAAGATCGTCGTCGTCCTGCGCGGCTTCCCGAAAGGCCTGCCGAGTGAAGAAGGCGCGCACATGGCAGCGAACAAGGACAAGGTGGCCGAGAAACACGGCGCCATCGGCATGTTGGCCGTGAGCACGCTGCAGGCCGAGAAGACCACTCCCTGGAAAGTGGCGCTGCAATACGCCAGCGATCCGGATTTCAGCTGGGTCGGTCCCGACGGTGTGGTGTTCTCGGAAGCGCCGGCAATCCGCATCGGCGGGTTGCTCAACGGCCCTGCTGCGGAAGCGGTTTTCGCCGACAGCGGCCACACGTTCGCGGCGATCCGCAAGGAAGCCGACAAGAAGCTGGCCTCGCCGCGCGGCTTCGCGCTCAAGACACGAGTTCAGATCAGGAGTGTGAGCACCTCGGAGCGCGTGACCAGCCCGAACGTCATCGCCATCCTGCCCGGCTCGGATTCCAAGCTCGCCTCGCAGTACGTGGTGCTGTCCGCGCATCTCGATCATCTCGGCATCAAGGTCGTGGCGGGCGACGACAAGACCGATGGCGATCACATCTATAACGGCGCGCTCGACAACGCGGCCGGCATCGCCACCCTGCTGGAAGTGGCGCGCGCGGCCGCCGCCGCGCCGGACAAGCCTCGCCGCTCGATTCTGTTCCTGGCGTCGACCGCCGAGGAGAAGGGGCTGCTCGGCGCCGACTACTACGCACGCCATCCCACCGTGCCCATCGGCCAGATCGTCGGCAACGTCGACCTCGACATGCCGCTGCTGCTGTATCCGTTCACCGATGTGGTCGCGTTCGGCGCCAATCATTCCACGCTCGGCAAGCTGGTGGCGCAGGCCGTCGCGCCGATGAACATCCAGCTGTCGCCGGACCCGATGCCGGAGCAGGGCGTGTTCACCCGCTCGGATCACTACATGTTCGTCAAACAGGGCGTGCCCGCGGTTTTCTTTGCCACCGGATTCGCGAATGGCGGCGAGCAGAAGTGGAGCGAGTTCTTCGAGAAGGGCTACCACAGTCCGAAGGACGACATGGATCAGAAGATCGATTGGGAGGCGGGGGCGAGGTTCGCGGAAGCTAACTATCGGGTTACGCGGGCGATGGCGGATTCGGAGGAGCCGCCGTTGTGGATTCGGGGGGATTATTTCGGCGATACGTTCGCGCCGCAGGCGGCGCGGGCGCCTCAGTAG